The Microcoleus sp. AS-A8 genome window below encodes:
- the ileS gene encoding isoleucine--tRNA ligase, with protein MTEAKSYKDTVNLPQTKFDMRANAVKREPELQQFWAEHQIYEQLSQNNPGEIFILHDGPPYANGSLHMGHALNKILKDIINKYQLLQGRKVRYVPGWDCHGLPIELKVLQNMKSEERQNLTPLTLRHKARDFALKAVDEQRQGFKRYGVWGDWEHPYLTLTPEYEAAQIGVFGQMVLKGYIYRGLKPVHWSPSSQTALAEAELEYPEGHTSRSLYAAFKMTEPAAGVKETLEPFLPDLGVAIWTTTPWTLPGNLAVAVNPELNYAVVQVGSESPYKYLIVAADLVERLSETFGTPLTVKATMPGKALEHSIYQHPLFDRQSPVVIGGDYVTTESGTGLVHTAPGHGQEDYQVGQRYGLPILSPVDDKGNFTQEAGKFAGLNVLKDANEAIIQAMQAAGSLLKEEPYLHKYPYDWRTKKPTIFRATEQWFASVEGFRDEALKAIASVKWIPAQGENRITPMVAERSDWCISRQRNWGVPIPVFYDEATNEPLLTEETIAHVQAIIAEKGSDAWWELSVEELLPENYRNNGKSYRKGTDTMDVWFDSGSSWASVVNQRDELRYPADLYLEGSDQHRGWFQSSLLTSVASNGCAPYKTVLTHGFTVDEEGRKMSKSLGNGFDPMEVIEGGTIQLQKKGKKEKVTMPPYGADVLRLWVSSVDYSADIPLSTTILKQLGDVRGKIRNTARFLLGNLHDFDPEKHTVPYEELPELDRYMLHRMTEVFQDVTEAFDSYQFFRFFQTIQNFCVVDLSNFYLDIAKDRLYISAPDSPRRRSCQTVMVVALENLARAIAPVLSHLAEDIWQYLPYKTPYKSVFEAGWVKLEEEWKADTDLVDRWEGLRKIRIGVNKALEQARADKKIGSSLEAKVLIYDPGKLWYRWLQTLNPQDSVGDGNYVDELRYLFLVSQVELTDSEEVIEKAQYQTAIMDLGSSVMMIMRVGMENAEGEKCDRCWNYSTRVGTISEHPLLCDRCVSALKGQF; from the coding sequence CGATGGGCCACCCTACGCCAATGGCTCCTTGCACATGGGGCACGCCCTCAACAAAATCCTCAAAGACATCATCAATAAATATCAACTGCTGCAAGGGCGTAAGGTTCGCTACGTTCCCGGATGGGACTGCCACGGCTTGCCGATTGAGCTAAAAGTCCTGCAAAATATGAAGTCCGAAGAACGGCAAAACTTGACACCCCTAACACTGCGTCACAAAGCGCGTGACTTTGCCCTGAAAGCCGTGGATGAGCAACGTCAGGGTTTTAAGCGTTATGGCGTCTGGGGAGACTGGGAGCATCCTTACCTGACTTTAACCCCAGAATACGAGGCGGCTCAGATTGGTGTCTTCGGTCAGATGGTCTTGAAAGGCTACATTTACCGAGGATTGAAGCCCGTCCACTGGAGTCCGAGTTCTCAAACTGCATTAGCAGAAGCGGAATTGGAATATCCCGAAGGTCATACCTCCCGTAGTCTCTACGCCGCTTTTAAAATGACTGAGCCAGCGGCAGGCGTAAAAGAGACATTAGAGCCATTTTTGCCTGATTTGGGTGTTGCCATCTGGACAACGACGCCTTGGACGCTTCCCGGTAACCTGGCTGTTGCCGTCAATCCAGAACTCAATTATGCCGTGGTACAGGTCGGCAGTGAAAGCCCGTACAAATACTTAATTGTGGCGGCAGACTTGGTGGAACGCCTGTCTGAAACATTCGGAACGCCGCTGACGGTGAAAGCCACAATGCCAGGAAAGGCATTGGAACACAGTATCTATCAGCATCCACTGTTTGATCGCCAAAGTCCAGTTGTGATTGGTGGTGATTATGTGACCACAGAATCGGGTACCGGATTGGTACACACGGCACCGGGACATGGTCAAGAAGACTATCAGGTTGGTCAACGCTATGGCTTGCCGATTCTTTCGCCCGTGGACGACAAAGGTAACTTTACCCAAGAAGCTGGAAAGTTTGCTGGATTAAATGTCCTCAAGGATGCCAATGAGGCCATTATCCAAGCCATGCAAGCAGCGGGTTCCTTGCTAAAGGAGGAGCCTTATCTCCATAAATACCCCTATGATTGGCGCACGAAGAAGCCGACTATCTTTAGGGCAACAGAGCAGTGGTTTGCTTCGGTCGAGGGATTCCGGGATGAGGCGCTAAAAGCGATCGCATCTGTAAAATGGATTCCGGCTCAAGGGGAAAACCGCATCACGCCAATGGTGGCAGAACGCTCCGATTGGTGCATTTCTCGGCAAAGGAATTGGGGTGTGCCCATCCCTGTCTTCTACGACGAAGCAACGAACGAACCGCTACTCACCGAAGAAACGATCGCACACGTTCAAGCCATCATTGCAGAAAAAGGCTCGGATGCCTGGTGGGAACTATCGGTAGAAGAGTTATTACCCGAAAACTACCGCAATAATGGCAAGTCCTACCGCAAAGGCACCGATACCATGGATGTCTGGTTCGACTCCGGTTCTTCGTGGGCGTCTGTTGTGAATCAACGTGATGAACTGCGCTATCCGGCTGACTTGTACTTAGAGGGTTCAGATCAACACCGAGGCTGGTTCCAGTCCAGTTTGCTCACCAGCGTTGCTAGCAACGGCTGTGCGCCTTACAAAACCGTCTTAACCCACGGCTTTACGGTGGATGAAGAGGGGCGCAAGATGAGTAAATCCCTGGGGAATGGGTTTGACCCGATGGAGGTGATTGAGGGCGGGACAATTCAACTCCAAAAAAAAGGTAAAAAAGAGAAGGTAACGATGCCGCCTTATGGGGCTGATGTGTTACGCCTCTGGGTGTCATCAGTGGACTACTCGGCAGATATTCCCCTAAGTACAACCATCCTCAAGCAGCTAGGAGATGTCCGGGGCAAGATTCGCAATACCGCCCGTTTCTTGTTGGGCAATTTACATGACTTTGACCCGGAAAAGCATACGGTGCCTTATGAGGAGTTGCCGGAATTAGACCGCTACATGCTGCACCGGATGACGGAGGTGTTTCAGGACGTTACCGAGGCGTTTGATAGTTATCAGTTCTTCCGCTTTTTCCAGACAATACAAAATTTCTGCGTGGTTGATTTGTCCAACTTCTATCTGGATATTGCCAAAGATCGTCTCTATATCAGTGCCCCCGACTCTCCCCGACGTCGTAGCTGTCAAACGGTGATGGTAGTAGCCTTGGAGAATTTAGCACGAGCGATCGCACCGGTACTATCTCACCTGGCAGAGGATATCTGGCAATACCTCCCCTACAAAACGCCCTATAAATCGGTGTTTGAAGCCGGGTGGGTGAAGTTAGAAGAGGAGTGGAAGGCAGACACTGATTTGGTTGACCGATGGGAAGGACTGCGAAAAATCCGTATAGGAGTTAACAAAGCCTTGGAGCAGGCAAGGGCTGATAAGAAGATTGGTTCTTCCCTAGAAGCTAAAGTGTTGATCTATGACCCTGGAAAGCTGTGGTATAGATGGTTGCAAACCCTCAATCCACAAGATAGTGTGGGCGACGGCAATTATGTTGATGAATTGCGCTATCTCTTCTTAGTTTCTCAGGTGGAATTGACAGACTCAGAGGAGGTTATAGAGAAAGCACAGTATCAAACTGCGATTATGGATTTGGGATCATCTGTCATGATGATTATGAGAGTAGGTATGGAAAACGCAGAAGGCGAGAAATGCGATCGCTGCTGGAATTATTCCACCCGTGTTGGCACAATATCAGAGCATCCTTTATTGTGCGATCGCTGTGTGTCTGCCTTGAAAGGTCAATTTTAA
- a CDS encoding asparaginase — MTRGKRTQTPVIEVRLLREGIVESTHRVQAVVCDNRGRVLSVAGNPETSTFIRSALKPFQALAVTTTGTLERYNLNDRDLAIICSSHQGKVEQVRQVFHILWRCDVDPSALQCPIPEGTKSPLQHNCSGKHAGMLAVCQQRQWPLTSYLQYHHPVQKLILSQVAELMKMPGEELIQAHDDCGAPTYFVQLRQMASLYAQLASGDNLAMERIVRAMTHHPHLISGEGAFDTELMRLSQGELVSKAGSEGVQCIGRIGEGMGIAIKVMDGAKRAKYAVAIHLLKQMGWITPSVSETLSETFMKLANYKRLEVMGELSML; from the coding sequence ATGACAAGGGGAAAACGCACTCAAACACCAGTCATAGAAGTACGATTGCTGCGCGAAGGAATCGTCGAATCGACCCATCGAGTTCAAGCCGTCGTCTGTGATAACCGGGGACGGGTTTTATCTGTGGCGGGTAACCCAGAGACCTCAACCTTTATTCGTTCAGCTCTCAAACCTTTTCAGGCGCTAGCGGTTACTACCACCGGCACACTAGAACGCTATAACCTGAATGACCGGGATTTGGCGATTATCTGTAGCTCCCATCAGGGCAAAGTGGAACAAGTCCGTCAGGTTTTCCATATCCTTTGGCGCTGTGATGTAGACCCGTCAGCCCTGCAATGTCCGATTCCCGAAGGGACGAAAAGCCCACTGCAACACAACTGCTCTGGTAAACATGCAGGAATGTTAGCCGTTTGCCAACAACGTCAATGGCCTCTCACCAGCTATTTACAGTATCACCATCCGGTACAAAAGCTCATCTTGAGCCAAGTGGCTGAGTTGATGAAGATGCCAGGAGAGGAGTTGATTCAGGCACACGATGACTGTGGTGCTCCGACTTACTTTGTACAACTGCGGCAAATGGCCTCGTTGTATGCCCAGTTGGCTTCCGGTGACAACTTGGCAATGGAGCGCATTGTCCGCGCCATGACCCATCATCCTCACCTGATTTCAGGTGAAGGCGCATTTGATACGGAACTGATGCGATTGTCACAAGGAGAACTGGTGAGTAAAGCCGGGTCAGAGGGCGTTCAATGCATTGGTCGGATTGGGGAAGGCATGGGAATCGCGATTAAGGTGATGGATGGCGCGAAACGAGCCAAGTATGCCGTTGCTATCCACCTACTCAAGCAAATGGGTTGGATTACGCCCTCGGTATCGGAAACTCTGTCCGAAACATTCATGAAACTCGCTAACTACAAGCGTTTAGAGGTCATGGGTGAACTTTCTATGCTTTAA
- a CDS encoding CGLD27 family protein gives MMDSSVSICPVPTEQQPINEYQELQESWFFRWGTLDLPNYIKKLVWVWGVSWMLAGPWASASFAPTRYTLQFLLCGAAGAGLFLALTLLRLYLGWSYVRDRLLKETIFYEESGWYDGQTWTKPPEILTRDRLIVSYQVQPILKRLKRTFGILILLVFGGSLIWNFL, from the coding sequence ATGATGGACTCTTCTGTTTCTATCTGCCCAGTTCCCACTGAGCAACAACCAATCAACGAGTATCAGGAATTGCAAGAGTCCTGGTTCTTTCGCTGGGGAACGCTGGATCTGCCAAACTATATTAAGAAACTGGTTTGGGTATGGGGAGTGAGTTGGATGCTGGCTGGCCCTTGGGCATCTGCCAGTTTTGCGCCCACTCGTTATACCCTACAGTTTCTGCTTTGTGGTGCGGCGGGTGCAGGCTTGTTCTTGGCGTTGACGTTGTTGCGGCTCTATTTGGGTTGGTCTTACGTGCGTGATCGCCTATTAAAGGAGACAATATTTTATGAGGAGTCAGGTTGGTATGATGGTCAAACCTGGACAAAGCCGCCAGAAATTTTGACCCGCGATCGCCTGATTGTCTCTTATCAAGTCCAACCCATTCTGAAACGTCTGAAGCGGACATTTGGCATTCTTATTTTGTTGGTTTTTGGTGGTAGCTTAATTTGGAATTTTTTATAA
- the rsfS gene encoding ribosome silencing factor, producing MRDQLKMPSTLVSTSTQTQDMSKGLALTIAEAADDRKAGDIVILRVAEVSYLADFFVIVTGYSRAQVRAISQAIEQKVEMEWERRSLRTEGVAESSWILQDYGEVIVHILLPQEREFYNLEAFWGHAEQIEFQVSQPQQ from the coding sequence ATGAGAGATCAATTGAAGATGCCTTCTACCTTAGTGTCTACCAGTACTCAAACACAAGATATGAGCAAGGGTCTGGCGTTAACCATTGCTGAGGCCGCAGATGACCGCAAAGCCGGAGATATCGTTATTCTAAGGGTCGCTGAAGTCAGTTACCTGGCAGACTTCTTTGTGATTGTGACAGGTTATTCTAGGGCGCAGGTTCGGGCAATTTCTCAAGCGATTGAACAGAAGGTAGAGATGGAGTGGGAACGGCGATCTCTCAGGACGGAGGGTGTCGCTGAGAGTAGTTGGATTCTTCAGGACTACGGTGAGGTGATTGTCCACATCTTGCTGCCTCAAGAGCGAGAGTTCTATAATTTGGAAGCGTTCTGGGGTCACGCGGAACAGATTGAATTTCAGGTATCCCAACCGCAACAGTGA
- the yqeK gene encoding bis(5'-nucleosyl)-tetraphosphatase (symmetrical) YqeK encodes MRDQVLTWLADNVPASRLQHILGVEQMSVELARHYHLDVAKAAQAGLMHDLAKYFKPNVLLQMARDKGIEIDPICEATPHLLHADVSAIVAKEQFGMQDEEVMEAIAHHTLGRPGMSPLSCVVFLADSLEPSRGQTPELERLRQVSKQDLYKAICLTSEYSLGFLFDSRCLIHPRTILTRNWALGLSRHQTERQEQLTEKG; translated from the coding sequence ATGCGTGATCAGGTCTTAACCTGGTTAGCAGATAACGTTCCTGCTTCTCGGCTTCAGCATATTTTAGGTGTAGAGCAGATGTCCGTTGAACTAGCTCGGCATTATCATCTGGATGTCGCAAAGGCTGCTCAAGCTGGACTGATGCACGACCTGGCTAAATACTTTAAGCCCAATGTGTTGTTGCAGATGGCAAGGGATAAAGGGATAGAAATAGACCCAATCTGTGAAGCCACACCTCATCTATTGCACGCCGATGTCAGCGCGATTGTCGCCAAAGAGCAATTTGGGATGCAAGATGAAGAGGTAATGGAGGCCATCGCACATCACACCTTGGGCCGTCCAGGTATGAGTCCCTTAAGCTGTGTCGTTTTTCTCGCGGATAGTCTGGAGCCGAGTCGGGGTCAGACACCGGAATTGGAAAGATTACGGCAAGTTAGCAAACAAGACCTTTACAAAGCTATTTGCCTCACCAGCGAGTATTCGTTGGGCTTTTTGTTTGATAGTCGTTGTTTGATTCACCCACGCACAATTTTGACTCGAAATTGGGCACTTGGTTTGTCTCGCCACCAGACGGAACGCCAAGAGCAACTAACTGAGAAAGGTTAG